A region of Mycobacteriales bacterium DNA encodes the following proteins:
- the ectA gene encoding diaminobutyrate acetyltransferase encodes MDEHPGDERPEVVFERPTVADGGALWRIARDSRTLDLNSSYSYLLWCRDFAHTCVLARCGGEACGFVIGYRRPEAGDTLFVWQVAVDAERRGQRLARRMLDHLVDRPAPQPVRWLETTITADNAASVALFTGFARARGASLSRDVLFSAAHFPDGHQAELLFRIGPLGE; translated from the coding sequence GTGGACGAGCACCCCGGCGACGAGCGGCCGGAGGTGGTGTTCGAGCGGCCGACGGTCGCCGACGGCGGCGCGCTGTGGCGGATCGCCCGCGACTCCCGGACGCTGGACCTGAACTCCTCCTACAGCTACCTGCTCTGGTGCCGGGACTTCGCACACACCTGCGTCCTGGCCCGCTGCGGCGGCGAGGCCTGCGGCTTCGTGATCGGCTACCGGCGGCCGGAGGCCGGCGACACGCTGTTCGTCTGGCAGGTCGCCGTGGACGCGGAACGGCGCGGCCAACGGCTGGCCCGCCGGATGCTCGACCACCTGGTCGACCGACCTGCGCCGCAGCCGGTCCGCTGGCTGGAGACCACCATCACGGCCGACAACGCCGCTTCCGTGGCGCTGTTCACCGGCTTCGCGCGGGCTCGCGGCGCGTCGCTGAGCAGGGACGTGCTGTTCTCTGCGGCGCACTTCCCGGACGGCCACCAGGCCGAGCTGCTCTTCCGGATCGGTCCGCTGGGCGAGTAG
- a CDS encoding ectoine synthase → MIVRTIDELDGTDRDVRHGNWRSRRILLAGDGVGFSLHETVLYAGTETTMWYAHHVEAVYCVEGEAELTDHETGQTHRIVPGTMYLLDGHERHTVRVTKELRTVCVFNPPVTGREVHDERGVYPLIIEEPAGPGRDNLEVTA, encoded by the coding sequence GTGATCGTACGAACCATCGACGAGCTGGACGGGACGGACCGTGACGTCCGGCACGGCAACTGGCGCAGTCGCCGGATTCTGCTCGCCGGTGACGGCGTGGGGTTCTCGCTGCACGAGACCGTCCTCTACGCGGGCACCGAGACGACGATGTGGTACGCCCACCACGTCGAGGCCGTCTACTGCGTGGAGGGTGAGGCAGAGCTCACCGACCACGAGACCGGTCAGACCCACCGCATCGTGCCCGGCACGATGTACCTGCTCGACGGGCACGAGCGGCACACGGTGCGGGTGACGAAGGAGCTGCGCACCGTGTGCGTGTTCAACCCGCCCGTGACCGGACGGGAGGTCCACGACGAGCGCGGTGTCTACCCGCTGATCATCGAGGAGCCCGCCGGACCCGGACGCGACAACCTGGAGGTGACGGCATGA
- a CDS encoding thermonuclease family protein, whose product MRRPPVLRTGPSGVLLGALLLAGCAAEPAPTRTTAPTGLPVPPDAQEATVVRLVDGDTVQLRGRGVGPLPAGPTRVRLLLIDTPEVHAEQECFGEQASDRAAQLLPAGSRVRVQADRDPQDRFGRALLHLWNTDGVNVGEALVREGFAEVLLVRPNERYLGAFEQAEREARDAGRGLWSACG is encoded by the coding sequence GTGCGAAGGCCACCGGTCCTGCGGACGGGACCATCAGGTGTCCTGCTGGGCGCGCTGCTGCTCGCGGGCTGTGCCGCCGAACCGGCGCCGACCCGCACCACCGCGCCTACCGGGCTGCCGGTGCCACCCGACGCGCAGGAGGCCACCGTCGTCCGGCTCGTCGACGGCGACACCGTCCAGCTGCGCGGCCGGGGTGTCGGCCCGCTGCCAGCCGGGCCGACGCGCGTACGCCTTCTGCTCATCGACACTCCGGAGGTGCACGCTGAGCAGGAGTGCTTCGGCGAGCAGGCCTCCGACCGGGCGGCGCAGCTGTTGCCGGCCGGCTCCCGCGTCCGGGTTCAGGCCGACCGTGACCCGCAGGACCGGTTCGGACGCGCGCTGCTACACCTCTGGAACACCGACGGCGTGAACGTGGGCGAGGCGCTGGTGCGTGAGGGCTTCGCCGAGGTGCTGCTCGTGCGGCCGAACGAGCGTTACCTCGGCGCCTTCGAGCAGGCCGAGCGGGAGGCCCGCGACGCCGGCCGGGGGCTCTGGTCGGCCTGCGGTTGA
- a CDS encoding dodecin, producing the protein MSDHIYRVTEVVGSSDESVQQAIRNGISRVSRTVRNVEWFEATEIRGRVEEGQIAAFQVTLKVGFRLDG; encoded by the coding sequence GTGAGCGACCACATCTACCGGGTCACCGAGGTCGTCGGCTCGTCGGACGAGTCGGTGCAGCAGGCGATCCGCAACGGGATCTCGCGCGTGTCGCGGACCGTGCGCAACGTCGAGTGGTTCGAAGCTACGGAGATCCGTGGCCGCGTCGAGGAGGGCCAGATCGCCGCCTTCCAGGTCACGCTGAAGGTCGGCTTCCGCCTGGACGGCTGA
- the ectB gene encoding diaminobutyrate--2-oxoglutarate transaminase → MNIFESLESDVRSYCRGWPVVFDRAQGSEVFDESGRAYLDFFAGAGALNYGHNPRPLKQALLEYLGRDGITHSLDQYTVAKRTFLERFSEVVLTPRGLDYKVQFPGPTGTNAVEAALKLARKVTGRESVVSFTNAFHGMTLGSLAVTGNSMKRGGAGIPLVHATPMPYDNYLDGRTPDFLWFESLLSDSGSGLNKPAAVIVETVQGEGGINVASPEWLRALADLCARHDILLVVDDVQAGCGRTGPFFSFESAGITPDIVCLSKSLSGYGLPLALTLFRPELDVWEPGEHNGTFRGHNPAFVTGAAALDFWADGTLEVDTSVKGEQVSTGLATIASRHESDIVDVRGRGLLWGMEFADRAVAPAVCADAFDSGLLVETSGPDGEVVKVMPPLTTTPEELERGLDILARSIKQVCSAAPAA, encoded by the coding sequence ATGAATATTTTCGAGTCACTCGAGTCAGACGTACGCAGCTACTGCCGCGGCTGGCCGGTCGTCTTCGACCGCGCACAGGGCAGCGAGGTCTTCGACGAGTCCGGCCGCGCGTACCTCGACTTCTTCGCCGGCGCCGGTGCCCTCAACTACGGCCACAACCCGCGTCCGCTCAAGCAGGCGCTGCTCGAGTACCTCGGGCGGGACGGCATCACCCACAGCCTGGATCAGTACACCGTGGCCAAGCGGACCTTCCTCGAGCGCTTCTCCGAGGTGGTCCTGACCCCCAGAGGCCTCGACTACAAGGTCCAGTTCCCCGGGCCGACCGGCACCAATGCGGTGGAGGCGGCGCTCAAGCTCGCCCGCAAGGTGACCGGCCGCGAGTCCGTCGTCAGCTTCACCAACGCCTTCCACGGCATGACGCTGGGTTCCCTCGCCGTGACGGGCAACTCGATGAAGCGCGGCGGCGCAGGTATCCCGCTCGTGCACGCCACGCCGATGCCGTACGACAACTACCTCGACGGACGTACGCCGGACTTCCTGTGGTTCGAGAGCCTGCTGAGCGACAGCGGGAGCGGGCTGAACAAGCCGGCCGCCGTGATCGTCGAGACCGTGCAGGGCGAGGGCGGCATCAACGTCGCGAGCCCGGAGTGGCTGCGCGCCCTGGCCGACCTCTGCGCACGCCACGACATCCTGCTCGTGGTGGACGACGTGCAGGCGGGCTGTGGTCGCACCGGCCCGTTCTTCAGCTTCGAGTCGGCCGGCATCACGCCGGACATCGTCTGCCTGTCCAAGTCGCTCAGCGGCTACGGGCTCCCCCTGGCGCTCACGTTGTTCAGGCCGGAGCTCGACGTCTGGGAGCCGGGCGAGCACAACGGCACCTTCCGCGGGCACAACCCGGCCTTCGTCACCGGCGCCGCCGCGCTGGACTTCTGGGCCGACGGCACCCTGGAGGTCGACACGTCGGTCAAGGGGGAGCAGGTGTCGACCGGGCTGGCCACCATCGCCTCGCGGCACGAGAGTGACATCGTGGACGTGCGCGGTCGCGGGCTGCTGTGGGGTATGGAGTTCGCCGACCGGGCCGTGGCGCCGGCGGTGTGTGCCGATGCCTTCGACAGCGGGCTGCTGGTCGAGACCTCGGGCCCGGACGGCGAGGTGGTCAAGGTGATGCCGCCGCTGACCACCACACCCGAGGAGCTGGAGCGGGGTCTGGACATCCTCGCCAGGTCGATCAAGCAGGTCTGCTCTGCGGCTCCGGCCGCCTGA
- the miaB gene encoding tRNA (N6-isopentenyl adenosine(37)-C2)-methylthiotransferase MiaB yields the protein MPVTNEEAARTYEVRTYGCQMNVHDSERIAGLLDAAGYRPAPPDATPDVVVFNTCAVRENADNRLYGNLGHLKPVKDGKPGMQIAVGGCLAQKDQGLITRKAPWVDVVFGTHNVGSLPVLLERARIEERAQVELLESLEVFPSTLPARRESTYSAWVSISVGCDNTCTFCIVPSLRGKEEDRRPGDVLREVEVLAAQGVLEVTLLGQNVNSYGRSFGDRGAFGKLLRAVGAVEGIERVRFTSPHPRDFPSDVITAMAETPAVCPSLHMPLQSGSDAVLKAMRRSYRSERFLGILARVREQLPAAAITTDIIVGFPGETDADFEDTLRVVEASRFAGAFTFQYSPRPGTPAADLPPLPKAVVTERYDRLVALQDRISYEGMQSQVGRTVEVLVSRGEGRKDADGRRTGRARDNRLVHLAAAPGVRPGDVVETVVTRAGPHYLVADGPLLSHRRTAAGDACETGRTPRTAGVGLGMPGVGAPPPLPVATACG from the coding sequence GTGCCGGTCACCAACGAGGAAGCTGCACGCACGTACGAGGTGCGCACCTACGGCTGCCAGATGAACGTGCACGACAGCGAGCGCATCGCCGGCCTGCTCGACGCCGCCGGTTATCGACCGGCGCCACCCGACGCGACGCCCGACGTCGTGGTGTTCAACACCTGTGCGGTGCGGGAGAACGCCGACAACCGGCTCTACGGCAACCTCGGCCACCTCAAGCCGGTCAAGGACGGCAAGCCGGGCATGCAGATCGCCGTCGGTGGCTGCCTCGCGCAGAAGGACCAGGGGCTCATCACCCGCAAGGCGCCGTGGGTCGACGTCGTCTTCGGCACCCACAACGTGGGATCGCTGCCGGTGCTGCTCGAGCGGGCCCGCATCGAGGAGCGGGCGCAGGTCGAGCTGCTCGAGTCGCTCGAGGTCTTTCCGAGCACGCTGCCCGCCCGCCGCGAGTCGACCTACAGCGCCTGGGTCTCGATCAGTGTCGGCTGCGACAACACCTGCACGTTCTGCATCGTGCCGAGCCTGCGCGGCAAGGAGGAGGACCGCCGGCCCGGTGACGTGTTGCGCGAGGTCGAGGTGCTGGCAGCGCAAGGGGTGCTCGAGGTGACCCTGCTCGGCCAGAACGTCAACTCCTACGGCCGCTCCTTCGGCGACCGCGGCGCCTTCGGCAAGCTGCTGCGTGCCGTCGGCGCCGTCGAAGGCATCGAGCGGGTCCGCTTCACCAGTCCGCACCCCCGCGACTTTCCCTCCGACGTCATCACCGCGATGGCGGAGACCCCGGCGGTCTGCCCGAGCCTGCACATGCCGCTGCAGTCCGGCAGCGACGCGGTGCTCAAGGCGATGCGCCGCAGCTACCGCAGCGAGCGTTTCCTCGGCATCCTGGCGCGGGTGCGTGAGCAGCTGCCGGCCGCCGCGATCACGACCGACATCATCGTCGGCTTTCCCGGCGAGACCGACGCCGACTTCGAGGACACCCTGCGCGTGGTGGAGGCCAGCCGCTTCGCCGGCGCCTTCACCTTCCAGTACTCCCCACGCCCCGGGACCCCCGCTGCCGACCTGCCGCCGCTGCCCAAGGCGGTCGTGACCGAGCGGTACGACCGCCTCGTCGCGCTCCAGGACCGGATCTCGTACGAGGGGATGCAGTCGCAGGTCGGCCGGACCGTCGAGGTGCTGGTCAGCCGGGGGGAGGGGCGCAAGGACGCCGATGGCAGGCGAACCGGACGCGCGCGTGACAACCGGCTGGTGCACCTGGCTGCCGCTCCGGGCGTACGGCCCGGGGATGTCGTCGAGACGGTCGTGACCAGGGCCGGCCCGCACTACCTGGTCGCCGACGGGCCGCTGCTGTCGCACCGGCGCACCGCCGCCGGCGACGCGTGCGAGACCGGCCGCACCCCGCGTACCGCCGGCGTCGGCCTCGGCATGCCCGGGGTCGGCGCGCCGCCTCCGCTGCCGGTCGCGACGGCCTGCGGGTGA
- a CDS encoding fumarate reductase/succinate dehydrogenase flavoprotein subunit → MTDLERRSYDVVVIGAGGAGLRAAIEAQEQGARTAVVCKSLLGKAHTVMAEGGIAAAMGNVYAEDGWQVHFRDTMRGGKMLNHWRMAQLHAQEAPDRVRELEDWGALFDRTPEGLISQRDFGGHRYARLAHVGDRTGLELIRTLQQRTVALGIDVYMECTVTQLLTGEDGSINGAFGYRRESGRFVVWQAPSVVLATGGIGKSYKVTSNSWEYTGDGHSLALQAGATLVNMEFVQFHPTGMVWPPSVRGILVTESVRGDGGILKNSAGNRFMFDYIPDFFRKETAETEAEADRWYTDKKNNRRPPELLPRDEVARAINSEVKAGRGSPHGGVFLDIASRHDADYIRKRLPSMYHQFMELAEVDITKEPMEVGPTCHYVMGGVEVDPESAAAVVPGLYAAGEVAGGMHGSNRLGGNSLSDLLVFGRRAGTAATERAKTTKASVLREEAISVAARAALEPFEREGGENPYTIHQELQTAMNDLVGIIRTADEIRQALMRIEELKVRTKALTVEGHRQYNPGWHLALDLPHMLRVSECIAKAALEREESRGGHTRDDFPGPRDEWGALNVICTADGEGIALSRKPLPVMPAELAQIFEESV, encoded by the coding sequence ATGACAGACCTCGAACGCCGCTCCTACGACGTCGTCGTGATCGGTGCCGGCGGTGCCGGACTGCGTGCGGCCATCGAGGCGCAGGAGCAGGGGGCACGTACGGCCGTCGTCTGCAAGTCGCTGCTCGGCAAGGCGCACACCGTCATGGCCGAGGGCGGCATCGCCGCGGCGATGGGCAACGTCTACGCCGAGGACGGCTGGCAGGTGCACTTCCGCGACACGATGCGTGGCGGCAAGATGCTCAACCACTGGCGGATGGCGCAGCTGCACGCGCAGGAGGCGCCGGACCGGGTCCGGGAGCTGGAGGACTGGGGCGCGCTGTTCGACCGCACCCCCGAGGGGCTGATCTCCCAGCGCGACTTCGGTGGGCACCGCTACGCGCGACTGGCCCACGTCGGCGACCGCACCGGACTCGAGCTGATCCGCACCCTGCAGCAGCGGACGGTCGCGCTCGGCATCGACGTCTACATGGAGTGCACCGTCACCCAGCTGCTGACCGGGGAGGACGGCAGCATCAACGGCGCGTTCGGCTACCGCCGGGAGAGCGGGCGCTTCGTGGTCTGGCAGGCACCGTCGGTCGTGCTGGCCACCGGCGGCATCGGCAAGTCGTACAAGGTCACGTCGAACTCCTGGGAGTACACCGGCGACGGGCACTCGCTGGCGCTGCAGGCCGGCGCGACCCTGGTGAACATGGAGTTCGTCCAGTTCCACCCGACGGGGATGGTCTGGCCGCCGTCGGTGCGCGGCATCCTGGTCACCGAATCGGTGCGCGGTGACGGCGGGATCCTCAAGAACTCCGCCGGCAACCGCTTCATGTTCGACTACATCCCGGACTTCTTCCGCAAGGAGACGGCCGAGACCGAGGCGGAGGCGGACCGCTGGTACACCGACAAGAAGAACAACCGCCGCCCGCCTGAGCTGCTGCCGCGTGACGAGGTCGCCCGGGCCATCAACAGCGAGGTCAAGGCCGGCCGTGGCTCACCGCACGGCGGGGTCTTCCTCGACATCGCCTCCCGCCACGACGCGGACTACATCCGCAAGCGGCTGCCCTCGATGTACCACCAGTTCATGGAGCTGGCCGAGGTCGACATCACGAAGGAGCCGATGGAGGTCGGCCCCACCTGCCACTACGTGATGGGCGGCGTGGAGGTCGACCCGGAGAGCGCCGCGGCGGTCGTGCCGGGGCTCTACGCCGCCGGCGAGGTGGCGGGCGGCATGCACGGCAGCAACCGGCTCGGCGGCAACTCGCTGTCGGACCTGCTGGTGTTCGGCCGACGCGCGGGCACCGCCGCCACCGAGCGGGCGAAGACGACGAAGGCGTCGGTGCTCCGGGAAGAGGCCATCTCGGTCGCGGCGCGCGCCGCGCTGGAGCCGTTCGAGCGGGAGGGCGGGGAGAATCCCTACACGATCCACCAGGAGCTGCAGACGGCGATGAACGACCTGGTCGGCATCATCCGGACCGCCGACGAGATCCGGCAGGCCCTCATGCGCATCGAGGAGCTGAAGGTCAGGACCAAGGCGCTGACCGTCGAGGGGCACCGGCAGTACAACCCGGGCTGGCACCTGGCCCTGGACCTGCCGCACATGCTGCGCGTGTCCGAATGCATCGCCAAGGCGGCGCTCGAGCGCGAGGAGAGCCGGGGCGGGCACACCCGCGACGACTTCCCCGGACCTCGCGACGAGTGGGGTGCCCTCAACGTCATCTGCACCGCCGACGGCGAGGGCATCGCGCTGTCGCGCAAGCCGTTGCCCGTGATGCCCGCCGAGCTGGCCCAGATCTTCGAGGAGAGCGTATGA
- a CDS encoding S8 family serine peptidase translates to MRRPLSLLCIAALAATGLAVSGPAVAAPPPPAGQAAAAVPDELLVGYVAGANAQDRERARSRAGAQRQEQVVQAGADRTAVELVRLPRGKDREQAIGELESDPAVAYAEPNWLYTHQATSSDPYFTDGRLWGMYGDAGAPSNRYGSQAAEAWAAGHLGTAPATGTVLIGVIDEGIQYDHPDLAGQVWTNPYDAPGDGVDNDGNGYVDDVHGWDFDGDDNTVYDGGTRGSLDDHGTHVSGTIAAASNTEGVVGVSWGAQLISGKFLGRRGGSLADAVQAVDYFTDLKTRHGLNLVATSNSWGGGGFSQAMLDAIVRAAEREILFVAAAGNSGTDNDTDASYPSNYDTTAAAGYDAVVAVAAIDSTGELASFSQYGAQTVDLGAPGVGIWSTTAYNGYSSYNGTSMATPHVTGAVALYTAANPGSSAADVRQALLSSTAATASLAGRTVTGGRLDAGALLVPPAPASPGADFTSSCSGLSCTFTDTSTGTPTSWTWSIEGQQVATTPTYTHTFAAAGTYEVTLAVANALGSDSRTQDVTVSESVPEVTVTAGQKKRGVTPVTVTWKGFAGAEVDVTRSGSTFATANDGSLTENWSGTGTVTYTICETGSTRCASGSTTI, encoded by the coding sequence GTGCGCCGTCCGCTGTCCCTGCTGTGCATCGCCGCCCTGGCCGCGACCGGACTGGCGGTCTCCGGGCCGGCTGTCGCCGCGCCGCCACCGCCGGCCGGCCAGGCCGCTGCCGCCGTGCCGGACGAGCTGCTGGTCGGCTACGTCGCCGGGGCGAACGCCCAGGACCGCGAGCGGGCCCGCAGCCGCGCCGGCGCACAGCGGCAGGAGCAGGTGGTGCAGGCGGGCGCCGACCGCACCGCTGTCGAGCTGGTCCGCCTGCCGAGGGGCAAGGACCGTGAGCAGGCCATCGGTGAGCTCGAGAGCGACCCGGCGGTGGCCTACGCCGAGCCGAACTGGCTCTACACGCACCAGGCGACCTCCAGCGACCCCTACTTCACCGACGGCCGGCTGTGGGGGATGTACGGCGACGCCGGCGCACCCTCGAACCGCTACGGCAGCCAGGCGGCCGAGGCCTGGGCCGCGGGGCACCTCGGCACAGCACCGGCGACGGGCACGGTCCTGATCGGCGTCATCGACGAGGGCATCCAGTACGACCACCCGGACCTGGCCGGTCAGGTGTGGACCAATCCCTACGACGCGCCTGGCGACGGCGTCGACAACGACGGGAACGGCTACGTCGACGACGTGCACGGCTGGGATTTCGACGGTGACGACAACACCGTCTACGACGGCGGCACCCGGGGCAGCCTGGACGACCACGGCACCCACGTCTCCGGGACGATCGCGGCAGCCAGCAACACGGAGGGCGTCGTCGGCGTCAGCTGGGGCGCCCAGCTGATCAGCGGCAAGTTCCTCGGCCGGCGCGGCGGGTCGCTGGCCGACGCCGTACAGGCCGTCGACTACTTCACCGACCTCAAGACGCGGCACGGGCTGAACCTGGTCGCCACCAGCAACAGCTGGGGAGGCGGCGGCTTCTCGCAGGCGATGCTCGACGCCATCGTGCGGGCAGCCGAGCGGGAGATCCTGTTCGTCGCCGCCGCCGGCAACAGCGGCACGGACAACGACACCGACGCCTCCTACCCCTCGAACTACGACACGACGGCGGCCGCCGGCTACGACGCGGTCGTCGCGGTCGCCGCGATCGACAGCACCGGTGAACTGGCGTCGTTCAGCCAGTACGGAGCGCAGACCGTCGACCTGGGTGCGCCGGGGGTCGGGATCTGGTCCACCACCGCGTACAACGGCTACTCCTCCTACAACGGGACGTCGATGGCGACCCCGCACGTCACCGGGGCGGTGGCGTTGTACACGGCGGCGAACCCGGGCAGCAGCGCCGCGGACGTCCGGCAGGCGCTGCTGTCCTCCACCGCCGCCACCGCCTCGCTGGCCGGCCGGACCGTGACGGGAGGGCGGCTGGACGCCGGCGCACTGCTGGTGCCACCGGCGCCCGCCTCGCCCGGCGCCGACTTCACGAGCAGTTGCAGCGGCCTGTCCTGCACCTTCACCGACACCAGCACCGGGACCCCCACCTCCTGGACCTGGTCGATCGAGGGGCAGCAGGTCGCGACCACCCCGACGTACACGCACACCTTCGCTGCGGCCGGGACCTACGAGGTGACGCTGGCGGTGGCCAATGCGCTGGGCTCCGACAGCCGCACGCAGGACGTCACGGTCAGCGAGAGCGTGCCGGAGGTGACGGTCACCGCCGGGCAGAAGAAGCGCGGCGTCACACCGGTGACCGTGACGTGGAAGGGATTCGCCGGCGCGGAGGTCGACGTGACCCGCAGCGGCAGCACCTTCGCCACCGCCAACGACGGCAGCCTGACCGAGAACTGGAGCGGTACGGGCACCGTCACGTACACGATCTGCGAGACGGGCAGCACCCGATGCGCCTCGGGGAGCACGACGATCTGA
- the thpD gene encoding ectoine hydroxylase, giving the protein MTAVQDRRIDRYPTRQAAEPSLLPRTDPVVWGGAGDGPIDEAGLAGFDADGYLAVDALLRPDEVDRYRAELVRLSADPAMRADERTIIERNSQEVRSIFEVHRSSEIFAELVADPRVVGRARQLLGSDVYVHQSRVNVKPAFSGNGFYWHSDFETWHAEDGMPAMRAVSISIALTENHVHNGALMIMPGSHRTYASCVGETPADHYRESLRSQEIGTPDTGSLTALAEPRGIQLFTGSAGSATLFDCNCMHGSGNNITPYARSNVFIVFNSVENACQEPFAAPSPRPTFVASRDFMPVGG; this is encoded by the coding sequence ATGACCGCCGTGCAGGACCGCAGGATCGACCGCTATCCCACCCGGCAGGCCGCTGAGCCCAGCCTGCTGCCACGCACGGACCCGGTGGTGTGGGGTGGCGCAGGCGACGGCCCGATCGACGAGGCCGGGCTGGCCGGCTTCGACGCCGACGGCTACCTGGCCGTGGACGCGCTGCTGCGCCCGGACGAGGTCGACCGCTACCGCGCCGAGCTGGTCCGGCTCTCGGCCGACCCGGCGATGCGGGCCGACGAGCGCACGATCATCGAGCGGAACTCCCAGGAGGTCCGGTCCATCTTCGAGGTGCATCGCAGCAGCGAGATCTTCGCCGAGCTCGTCGCGGATCCGCGGGTCGTCGGCCGGGCCCGGCAGCTGCTCGGCTCGGACGTGTATGTCCACCAGAGCCGGGTCAACGTCAAGCCGGCCTTCTCCGGCAACGGCTTCTACTGGCACTCCGACTTCGAGACCTGGCACGCCGAGGACGGCATGCCGGCGATGCGGGCCGTGAGCATCTCGATCGCGCTGACCGAGAACCATGTCCACAACGGCGCGTTGATGATCATGCCGGGCTCGCACCGGACGTACGCCTCCTGCGTCGGCGAGACTCCTGCCGACCACTACCGGGAGTCGCTGCGCAGCCAGGAGATCGGCACGCCCGACACCGGCAGCCTGACGGCGCTCGCCGAGCCCCGCGGGATCCAGCTGTTCACGGGGTCGGCAGGTTCCGCCACCCTCTTCGACTGCAACTGCATGCACGGCTCCGGCAACAACATCACGCCGTACGCGCGGTCGAACGTCTTCATCGTGTTCAACAGCGTCGAGAACGCCTGCCAGGAGCCCTTCGCCGCTCCGTCGCCCCGCCCGACGTTCGTCGCGAGCCGGGACTTCATGCCGGTCGGCGGCTGA
- a CDS encoding succinate dehydrogenase/fumarate reductase iron-sulfur subunit, which yields MSYEATLRVWRGDATGGELRDFTVPVNEGEVVLDIIHRLQATQAPDLAVRWNCKAGKCGSCSAEINGRPRLMCLTRMGTFAEEEVITVTPLRAFPVMRDLVTDVGFNYEKAAQIPAFAPRQRDTDGNHRMQQVDVERSQEFRKCIECFLCQDTCHVVRDHEENKSAFAGPRFLMRVAELDMHPLDTVDRRQLAQDEFGLGMCNITKCCSEVCPEGIHITDNALIPLKERVVDRRFTPRTWLGRTIRRRE from the coding sequence ATGAGCTACGAGGCCACGCTGCGGGTCTGGCGCGGGGACGCCACCGGTGGAGAGCTGCGCGACTTCACCGTGCCGGTGAACGAGGGAGAGGTCGTCCTCGACATCATCCACCGGCTGCAGGCCACCCAGGCGCCGGACCTCGCGGTGCGGTGGAACTGCAAGGCGGGCAAGTGCGGCTCGTGCAGCGCCGAGATCAACGGCCGGCCGCGGCTGATGTGCCTCACCCGCATGGGCACCTTCGCCGAGGAGGAGGTCATCACGGTCACGCCGCTCCGCGCCTTCCCGGTCATGCGCGACCTGGTGACCGACGTCGGCTTCAACTACGAGAAGGCCGCGCAGATACCGGCGTTCGCGCCACGACAGCGCGACACCGACGGCAACCACAGGATGCAGCAGGTGGACGTCGAGCGGTCCCAGGAGTTCCGCAAGTGCATCGAGTGCTTCCTGTGCCAGGACACCTGCCACGTCGTGCGCGACCACGAGGAGAACAAGAGCGCCTTCGCCGGTCCGCGCTTCCTCATGCGGGTCGCCGAGCTCGACATGCACCCCCTCGACACGGTCGACCGGCGCCAGCTCGCCCAGGACGAGTTCGGACTCGGGATGTGCAACATCACCAAGTGCTGCAGCGAGGTGTGCCCGGAGGGGATCCACATTACCGACAACGCCCTCATCCCGCTGAAGGAGAGGGTCGTCGACCGCAGGTTCACGCCACGCACCTGGCTCGGCCGGACCATCCGCCGCCGGGAGTGA
- a CDS encoding amino acid ABC transporter ATP-binding protein: protein MPEPLVVLSGVNKHFGDLHVLKDIDLTVDRGEVVVVIGPSGSGKSTLCRAINRLETIDDGTIAIDGEPLPAEGKQLAQLRAKVGMVFQSFNLFAHKTVLENVTLGPVKVKGVKKSEAERRGKELLDRVGIGNQSDKYPAQLSGGQQQRVAIARALAMDPMVMLFDEPTSALDPEMINEVLDVMTSLAKSGMTMVVVTHEMGFARRAADRVVFMDQGSIVEQASPEQFFSHPESDRAQDFLSKILSH, encoded by the coding sequence GTGCCGGAGCCGCTCGTTGTCCTGTCGGGGGTCAACAAGCACTTCGGTGACCTCCACGTCCTGAAGGACATCGATCTGACCGTGGACCGCGGTGAGGTCGTGGTCGTCATCGGCCCGTCCGGTTCCGGCAAGTCGACGCTGTGCCGGGCCATCAATCGGCTCGAGACCATCGACGACGGCACCATCGCCATCGACGGCGAGCCGCTGCCGGCGGAGGGCAAGCAGCTCGCCCAGCTGCGGGCGAAGGTGGGCATGGTCTTCCAGTCCTTCAACCTGTTCGCACACAAGACCGTGCTGGAGAACGTGACGCTCGGGCCGGTCAAGGTGAAGGGCGTCAAGAAGTCCGAGGCCGAGCGGCGCGGCAAGGAGCTGCTCGACCGGGTCGGGATCGGCAACCAGTCCGACAAGTACCCCGCGCAGCTGTCCGGCGGTCAGCAGCAGCGCGTCGCCATCGCGCGGGCGCTGGCGATGGACCCGATGGTCATGCTCTTCGACGAGCCGACCTCGGCCCTCGATCCGGAGATGATCAACGAGGTGCTGGACGTCATGACGTCGCTGGCCAAGTCCGGCATGACGATGGTGGTGGTGACCCATGAGATGGGCTTCGCCCGGCGTGCCGCGGACCGGGTGGTGTTCATGGACCAGGGCAGCATCGTCGAGCAGGCGAGCCCGGAGCAGTTCTTCTCCCACCCTGAATCCGACCGCGCACAAGACTTCCTGTCCAAGATCCTGTCCCACTGA